The DNA window ATGCCCCGTCCACGCCTCCGCCGCCGCCTCGGCCTGCACCCGCCCCGTGGGCAGCGCGGGGGCGTTCACCATGACGAACAGCCCCGTGCGCCCGGCGGGTGCCATGGAGTCATCCGTGGCGCCCGGGTTGCACACGTACACCGTGGGGTCCGTGGCCAGGCGCCCGGAGAACAGCTCGCTGAACTCGCGCCGGTAGTCCCGGCCGAAGAGCACCGTGTGGTGGGGCACCGCCGGGTGGCCCGCCACCTCCAGCAACATCACCACCCCCGAGAGCGCCAGGGGCTCATCCTCCCGGTGCAGGGGCGCGAGCGGATCCGCGTTCACCACCACGGTGTCGTACACCTCGGCCTCGCCCACGGGCCCCACCCGCCAGGTGCCATTCGCCTCGCGCTCGTAGCGCGCCGGGGCGTTGAGCCGGATGTCCACCCCCAGCCGCCGCACCGCCTCCCCCAGCGCCTCCACCAGCGCGCCAATGCCGCCGCGCACGTGGTGCGTGCCGTAGGCCCGCTCAATGTGGGGGATGAGCGCGAAGGCCGCGCTCGCCTCATAAGGCGAGGCGCCCGTGTACGTGGCGAAGCGGCCCACGAACTGCTGCAGGTGGTCCGTCTTGAAGTGCTTCTCCGCCAGCTCGTGCAGGGTGGACAGCCGCATCCCGGCCCGCACCGCGCCCAGGCCCCGCCGCGCCACCCGCGCCATGAAGCCCGTCATCCCCTCGTAGGGCGCCTCCAGGTAGGGCTCGCCCGCGGCCTGGTAGATGGCCT is part of the Stigmatella aurantiaca genome and encodes:
- a CDS encoding phytoene desaturase family protein gives rise to the protein MRRRAAVMGGGIGGLTAAGLLAQEGHAVTLFERGPRLGGKAQGVTLDGIHLDTGPTLLTLPALVRGTFEALGALDLLPPFLELDPQCVYRFGDGCVFTAYKDLERMADSAGELRPSERHGVLSFYKDAEAIYQAAGEPYLEAPYEGMTGFMARVARRGLGAVRAGMRLSTLHELAEKHFKTDHLQQFVGRFATYTGASPYEASAAFALIPHIERAYGTHHVRGGIGALVEALGEAVRRLGVDIRLNAPARYEREANGTWRVGPVGEAEVYDTVVVNADPLAPLHREDEPLALSGVVMLLEVAGHPAVPHHTVLFGRDYRREFSELFSGRLATDPTVYVCNPGATDDSMAPAGRTGLFVMVNAPALPTGRVQAEAAAEAWTGHAERVRQQMFEKLYAHFPELKGRVRVLGQRTPVDWAAQGAPGGSIYGFLPHGRFGPFRRPRIRGSAPGLFFAGGGTHPGGGVPLVMLSGRFAAELASKHLKGGDA